A portion of the Sphaerochaeta pleomorpha str. Grapes genome contains these proteins:
- a CDS encoding 5-deoxy-glucuronate isomerase, protein MLHHLLPQEVLTKQEPCNLGLEYTSVQRLEIKGQISVESGSEELCLVVIKGDVFYQHQHETGNVQLCDILYLPIDDSLLLAAENAVVMRFGASCSRKTSFSSILFTDVDADSRHNRYGKACGGTERDVWNCIDEKFDSSRFLVGICFGNLGGWTAWPPHEHGEKREETYCYFNMEDGFGLQCVYDEMGQKDSVVMVQEGHVISIPSGYHPNVGCPKTGLRYIYCMVSKTAEDRNFMDLHTQQIYGDRLE, encoded by the coding sequence TTGTTACATCATTTATTACCTCAGGAAGTACTTACAAAACAGGAACCCTGTAACCTCGGACTTGAATATACAAGTGTCCAAAGACTTGAGATTAAGGGTCAAATTTCTGTAGAAAGTGGTAGCGAGGAACTTTGTCTTGTGGTTATCAAGGGAGATGTGTTCTATCAACATCAACATGAAACGGGAAATGTCCAACTCTGCGATATTCTATATCTTCCTATTGATGATTCCCTTCTATTAGCTGCAGAAAATGCCGTAGTAATGAGATTCGGCGCTTCTTGTTCTCGAAAAACCTCATTCTCATCAATCTTGTTTACTGATGTTGATGCAGATAGTCGCCATAACCGATATGGCAAAGCATGTGGTGGAACAGAACGTGATGTTTGGAATTGTATAGATGAAAAATTTGATTCAAGTCGGTTTCTAGTTGGAATTTGTTTTGGAAATCTTGGTGGTTGGACAGCCTGGCCTCCCCATGAACATGGTGAAAAAAGGGAAGAAACCTACTGTTATTTCAATATGGAAGACGGTTTTGGCTTGCAATGTGTTTATGACGAGATGGGTCAGAAGGATTCTGTTGTAATGGTTCAAGAAGGTCATGTTATCTCTATTCCCTCTGGATATCACCCGAATGTCGGCTGTCCCAAAACTGGTCTTAGGTATATTTATTGCATGGTTTCAAAAACCGCTGAAGATAGAAATTTCATGGATTTGCATACACAGCAAATCTATGGTGATCGTTTGGAGTAG
- a CDS encoding cupin domain-containing protein produces the protein MKKCYVMNREPKVIKNFPGAISQIVFDEENSPITGFSAMVNEFQNTEFLPFGIHEDNEGFFVLEGTGSMIVADEEFAISAGFSMIVPAHTVHAIRKTGEAKLKIFLFHF, from the coding sequence ATGAAAAAATGTTATGTGATGAATAGAGAACCAAAGGTGATTAAAAATTTTCCTGGCGCTATAAGCCAGATAGTATTCGATGAAGAAAATTCTCCTATCACAGGTTTTTCAGCAATGGTCAATGAATTTCAGAACACTGAATTTCTACCCTTTGGTATCCACGAGGATAACGAAGGATTCTTTGTGCTTGAGGGTACGGGAAGCATGATCGTGGCCGATGAAGAATTTGCAATTTCAGCAGGTTTCTCGATGATAGTTCCAGCACATACGGTCCATGCAATACGAAAGACCGGGGAAGCAAAGCTTAAGATTTTTCTGTTTCATTTTTAG
- a CDS encoding substrate-binding domain-containing protein, with protein sequence MRSTLNDIAQKANVSKVTVHKALHGKPGVSKETRNRILKIVSEMDYSINPMASSLKRETLKIALVYPELEPEMNFFFRQIKQGVDDAERKLLDFNVSLLRYTCGETWEQQAEILKQIAKENLVDGVVIYCWNDKALNPYFENLDKLNIPVVTFHSDAINSCRIASVTAPDEKTGNLAAEFMSQIEPDSGHILLLSGNTTQKVLRDNSLGFHAYLHENRPDLKIIEIENFQTLENLSETIPKLMEVFGDIKGIYCTNARNSISLCTIIENLHLTNIKIITTDVFQELKPYIDNGIVNGTIWQDPMHQAYDAIMLMFDFLTAHPFTKGVLTEVKIGIVMKNNFDCFLT encoded by the coding sequence ATGCGATCCACACTCAATGATATTGCCCAAAAGGCAAATGTTTCAAAAGTCACAGTCCATAAAGCTCTTCATGGGAAACCAGGAGTCAGTAAAGAAACCCGTAATCGAATTTTGAAAATTGTTAGTGAAATGGATTATTCCATCAACCCAATGGCTTCATCTCTGAAGAGAGAAACTTTGAAAATCGCATTGGTATACCCAGAACTAGAACCAGAGATGAATTTCTTTTTCAGGCAAATCAAGCAGGGAGTTGATGATGCCGAAAGAAAATTACTCGACTTCAATGTATCATTATTACGATATACCTGTGGTGAAACTTGGGAACAACAAGCTGAAATCCTCAAGCAGATAGCAAAAGAAAATCTGGTTGATGGCGTCGTAATCTATTGCTGGAATGATAAAGCCCTTAACCCGTATTTCGAAAATCTCGACAAACTCAATATACCTGTAGTGACTTTTCATTCGGATGCTATTAATTCTTGCAGAATTGCTTCTGTTACCGCTCCTGATGAGAAGACTGGCAATCTAGCTGCTGAATTTATGAGTCAAATAGAGCCAGATTCTGGACATATCCTTTTACTGAGTGGAAATACAACGCAAAAGGTTCTTCGTGACAATTCTCTTGGCTTCCATGCATATCTTCATGAGAATCGTCCAGATTTGAAAATAATTGAAATCGAGAATTTCCAAACCCTGGAAAATCTTTCCGAAACGATTCCGAAGCTAATGGAAGTTTTTGGAGATATAAAAGGAATTTATTGTACAAATGCTCGAAACAGCATTTCTCTCTGTACAATTATTGAAAACCTACACTTAACAAATATTAAAATCATCACTACCGACGTATTCCAAGAACTGAAGCCTTACATAGACAACGGAATTGTCAACGGGACAATCTGGCAAGACCCGATGCACCAAGCCTATGATGCAATTATGCTTATGTTTGATTTCCTAACAGCGCACCCTTTCACAAAAGGAGTGCTTACTGAGGTAAAAATTGGAATAGTAATGAAAAACAATTTTGATTGCTTCCTTACTTGA
- a CDS encoding TRAP transporter large permease, whose translation MNTSMASFILLGSFVFMLIMKFPITFSLFLSSVFTAMFLHIPMMSIVQRLVSGVNSFSLLAIPFFILSGEIMSQGGISRRLVGFANALIGRFRGGLAQVNILASMFFGGISGSAVADVSSIGAMLIPMMVDDGYDEDFAVAVTVTSACEGILIPPSHNMIIFAMAAGGGVSVGKLFLGGVIPGVGLGLLLMIPTGIIAYLRKYPKEQPYGWKKTLKIAREAVMGLFTIIIIMGGVVSGVFTATESAAVAAVYSFLITFFVYKEIPLRQMKSILRNSLKTLAMVMSLIAAASSFGYLMAFLRIPQSVTNGLLTITDNRILLLLMINLMLLVLGCIMDMAPLIIICTPILYPVIVGHLGMDPVQFGIMMILNLAIGLTTPPVGSALFVGCSIGKISIEKATKAVLPFYLMMVADLMLVTFVPQVTMFLPSLMA comes from the coding sequence ATGAATACAAGTATGGCTTCATTCATTCTCCTCGGTTCATTTGTTTTCATGCTCATCATGAAGTTCCCCATCACCTTCTCCCTCTTCCTCTCCTCGGTGTTCACGGCTATGTTCTTGCATATCCCGATGATGTCCATCGTGCAGAGGCTGGTAAGCGGAGTAAACTCCTTCTCCCTGCTTGCAATCCCGTTTTTCATCCTCTCAGGCGAGATCATGAGCCAGGGCGGTATCTCCCGTAGGCTCGTCGGGTTCGCCAATGCCCTCATCGGACGTTTCCGTGGTGGTCTGGCCCAGGTAAACATCCTTGCCTCGATGTTCTTCGGTGGCATCTCTGGGTCTGCAGTAGCTGATGTATCGTCAATCGGTGCCATGCTCATCCCCATGATGGTCGACGACGGATATGACGAGGATTTTGCCGTTGCCGTTACGGTCACCAGTGCCTGCGAGGGAATCCTCATTCCCCCGAGCCACAACATGATTATCTTTGCAATGGCAGCCGGAGGCGGCGTATCTGTAGGGAAGCTGTTCCTCGGCGGAGTCATCCCCGGTGTGGGGCTCGGCCTTCTGCTGATGATCCCGACAGGAATCATCGCCTATTTGAGAAAGTATCCCAAGGAACAGCCCTACGGCTGGAAGAAAACGCTTAAAATCGCCCGTGAGGCGGTTATGGGCCTGTTCACGATCATCATAATCATGGGTGGGGTCGTCTCCGGCGTGTTCACCGCGACCGAGTCGGCAGCTGTTGCCGCAGTGTATTCGTTCCTCATAACCTTCTTCGTCTACAAGGAGATTCCGCTTAGGCAGATGAAATCGATTCTGCGCAACTCCCTGAAGACCTTGGCTATGGTAATGAGCCTCATTGCCGCTGCAAGTTCGTTCGGGTACCTGATGGCGTTTTTGCGCATCCCCCAGTCAGTTACCAACGGGCTGCTCACGATAACCGACAACAGGATTCTTTTGCTGTTGATGATCAACCTCATGCTGCTGGTCCTCGGGTGTATCATGGATATGGCACCGCTGATCATCATCTGTACCCCGATTCTCTATCCGGTAATCGTAGGGCACCTGGGCATGGACCCCGTGCAGTTCGGTATCATGATGATTCTCAACCTGGCCATCGGTCTCACGACTCCCCCGGTAGGCTCGGCGCTGTTCGTAGGTTGCTCAATCGGCAAGATATCCATCGAGAAGGCTACCAAGGCAGTTCTGCCTTTCTACCTGATGATGGTTGCCGATCTGATGCTGGTCACCTTCGTTCCGCAGGTTACCATGTTCCTGCCTTCGCTGATGGCTTGA
- a CDS encoding TRAP transporter small permease codes for MEQFKKILDSVFDWVLKLAMVLLLAMVVIVFFNVVLRYGFKSGIHWSEEISLVIVIWFTFIAMALGVKENLHINVSILPKKLPVKFFLTLDTAKDVLEILIGVIMFYYGWKLTVNGAKSFLPATHISNAVNYLVLPVSGVFIVAYSLIHVYEDFCKFKGGDSR; via the coding sequence ATGGAGCAGTTCAAGAAGATTCTTGACTCCGTATTTGATTGGGTTCTCAAACTGGCCATGGTGTTGTTGCTTGCGATGGTTGTCATCGTATTTTTCAATGTCGTACTGCGATACGGGTTCAAATCTGGAATCCATTGGTCCGAAGAGATTTCCCTGGTTATCGTCATCTGGTTTACGTTTATCGCCATGGCCCTCGGCGTCAAGGAGAACCTCCACATCAACGTATCCATATTGCCAAAAAAATTGCCCGTGAAATTTTTCCTTACCCTCGACACAGCAAAGGATGTCCTTGAAATCCTGATAGGGGTCATCATGTTCTACTACGGCTGGAAGCTGACAGTGAATGGCGCCAAGTCGTTCCTTCCTGCCACCCATATATCCAATGCGGTGAACTATCTGGTCCTGCCTGTCTCGGGAGTATTCATCGTTGCCTATTCCCTTATCCACGTATATGAAGACTTTTGCAAGTTCAAGGGAGGCGATTCCAGATGA
- a CDS encoding TRAP transporter substrate-binding protein, with translation MKKVLLAVMLLSLLVAPVFAAGQSEGTAAPKQVVLRLADNQPLGYPTVLGDEAFARLVGEYSNGRIKVEVYPQAQLADEKSAIEQVQFGGIDFTRVSISPLASFQPLLNALQMPYLYRDADHMWKVLNGEIGQYFLDSMSDKGFVGLVYYDSGARSFYNTKKPIYTVADLKGMKIRVQESALMMGLVQALGAVPTPMSYGDVYSALQTGVIDGAENNWPSYDSSSHYEVAKFYSIDQHTRVPEMIIASKISMDKLSADDQALIKKAAKESQAVEVAAWAEYEKKSEAKVRAAGCQINTINDQAEFAAAMAPLYQSQLNADQQAWVAKIKAVK, from the coding sequence ATGAAAAAAGTTCTGTTAGCTGTAATGTTACTTTCCCTTCTCGTTGCACCGGTTTTTGCAGCCGGTCAATCTGAGGGTACTGCTGCTCCCAAGCAGGTCGTTCTCCGCTTGGCTGATAACCAGCCTCTTGGCTATCCTACCGTTCTCGGTGACGAAGCCTTTGCCCGTCTTGTCGGTGAATATTCCAATGGTCGTATCAAGGTAGAAGTATATCCCCAGGCTCAGCTCGCTGACGAGAAGAGCGCAATCGAGCAGGTTCAGTTCGGTGGCATCGACTTCACCCGTGTCTCCATTTCCCCCCTTGCTTCTTTCCAGCCCTTGCTCAACGCACTGCAGATGCCGTACCTCTACAGGGACGCTGATCACATGTGGAAAGTACTCAATGGCGAAATTGGTCAGTATTTCCTCGATTCAATGAGTGACAAGGGTTTTGTCGGTCTCGTATATTACGATTCAGGTGCTCGTTCCTTCTACAACACCAAAAAACCGATCTACACGGTTGCCGACCTCAAGGGCATGAAGATCCGTGTTCAGGAATCTGCATTGATGATGGGTCTTGTACAGGCTCTCGGTGCTGTTCCTACCCCGATGTCCTATGGTGATGTATACAGTGCATTGCAGACCGGCGTTATCGACGGTGCTGAAAACAACTGGCCTTCCTACGATTCTTCCTCACACTACGAAGTTGCAAAGTTCTACTCGATCGACCAGCACACCAGGGTCCCTGAGATGATCATTGCTTCCAAGATTTCCATGGACAAGCTCTCTGCTGACGACCAGGCCCTCATCAAGAAGGCTGCCAAAGAGTCCCAGGCTGTTGAAGTAGCCGCATGGGCCGAGTACGAGAAAAAGTCCGAGGCAAAAGTCCGCGCTGCCGGTTGCCAGATCAACACGATCAACGACCAGGCTGAGTTTGCAGCTGCCATGGCCCCCCTGTATCAGAGCCAGCTCAATGCTGACCAGCAGGCATGGGTAGCCAAGATCAAGGCTGTAAAATAA
- a CDS encoding sensor histidine kinase: MEKPIKKKQPGTLRSWLLSYNLAMLCVILIFVIILFSSIFSLLGNMQSRTNQYQAINVLTTQLIESRDLYHRYGNAPDKQSREEILSDYTILNREIAISLQRLKVSYEENPKLYFLYKGIDNGLDFIKLSLDQMEGLDPNTQTKEYFSIYYSGDKVYPYLQDYAFNKYLSYEVEADATWMAEAQSRVSQYRTFSVFLFVIIALSYSLLVYKMTMRLVRPVNTMVETADQIYHGNFDGPPIPLDGPEELIYLEQNLNQMKQSLRERLDMIEQNAQLEKLVHSQELEQMRTTRELEKARYKALQSQINPHFLFNTLNIISRTALFEDANSTVDLIDSLASIFRYTLEYHDDVLLKDELEFVRQYLTIQQFRFGERLEFSIDCPLEFNDVKIPPLVIQPFVENAMVHGLEPKEEGGKIEVAVKKEGRRLVISIIDTGVGIDLAKLNLPKPNGKQHIGVKNIGDRLKLYYKGKANLAISRVSEEGGTSVTITLPYRIRREA, translated from the coding sequence GTGGAAAAACCAATAAAGAAAAAACAACCAGGAACGCTGAGAAGCTGGTTGCTTTCCTATAACCTGGCAATGCTGTGTGTAATTCTGATATTCGTCATCATCCTTTTCAGTTCAATATTCTCGCTTCTTGGGAATATGCAAAGCAGGACAAACCAATATCAGGCAATAAATGTCCTGACAACCCAGCTTATTGAAAGCAGAGACCTGTATCATAGGTATGGGAATGCCCCTGACAAGCAGTCACGTGAAGAAATCCTCTCTGACTATACGATACTCAACAGGGAAATTGCCATTTCCCTCCAGCGCCTGAAAGTTTCCTATGAGGAAAACCCCAAGCTCTATTTCCTATATAAAGGCATCGACAACGGACTCGATTTCATCAAGCTTTCGCTCGACCAGATGGAAGGCCTCGACCCTAACACACAGACAAAAGAATACTTCAGCATCTATTATTCAGGAGACAAGGTTTATCCCTACCTACAGGATTATGCTTTCAACAAGTATTTGTCCTATGAAGTTGAGGCCGATGCCACCTGGATGGCAGAAGCCCAGAGCAGGGTTTCACAGTATCGAACGTTTTCGGTTTTCCTATTCGTCATCATCGCCCTGAGTTACAGCCTTCTCGTGTACAAGATGACCATGCGGCTGGTACGGCCGGTCAACACCATGGTAGAGACCGCAGACCAAATCTATCACGGTAATTTCGACGGTCCCCCCATTCCCCTTGACGGGCCGGAAGAACTGATCTATCTGGAACAGAACCTGAACCAGATGAAGCAAAGCCTGCGAGAACGCCTTGATATGATCGAACAGAATGCCCAGTTGGAGAAACTGGTCCATTCGCAGGAGCTCGAGCAGATGAGAACAACCAGAGAGTTGGAAAAAGCTCGTTACAAGGCCTTGCAGTCACAGATTAATCCTCATTTCTTGTTCAACACACTCAATATCATAAGCAGGACCGCCCTCTTTGAGGATGCAAATTCCACAGTCGACCTGATAGACAGCCTAGCCTCCATCTTCCGCTATACCCTTGAGTACCATGACGATGTATTGCTAAAAGATGAATTGGAATTTGTCAGACAATATCTGACCATCCAACAATTCCGATTCGGCGAGCGGCTGGAATTTTCCATTGATTGTCCGCTGGAATTCAATGACGTCAAGATTCCACCGTTAGTCATCCAGCCATTTGTAGAGAACGCTATGGTGCATGGGCTTGAACCAAAAGAGGAAGGCGGGAAAATTGAGGTAGCTGTCAAGAAGGAAGGGAGACGGCTGGTTATCTCCATTATCGACACCGGGGTGGGAATAGACTTGGCAAAACTGAATCTGCCAAAACCGAACGGAAAGCAACATATCGGGGTGAAGAATATCGGAGACCGTCTGAAACTCTACTATAAAGGAAAAGCAAACCTTGCAATTTCGCGAGTAAGTGAGGAAGGGGGCACTTCGGTAACGATTACCCTACCATATAGGATAAGGAGGGAAGCCTGA
- a CDS encoding response regulator transcription factor, producing MYTLLIADDERIECDAIELLVNRAKLPLECIKAKNGREAVELALQHQPDIAFLDIKMPGMDGIEAAKHIRENNPECHIIFLTAWSSFEFAQQAIRLGASEYLVKPVQRKDVYDLLDSLIEKLDEKKLAKEQHSGEIQEVLNLFSREFFAALKFGELPLDSVKSYFAMQGITSEQGVALVIGGMEESDVKSFFQNNQKLPKLQLCYFPAVDRITVLVFTNQPAKIIEQLAGFQSLAYSNIGSGMFFSDLAGIPQSISTASISYSHAYRLHMRFQRFIDILKIPKDSVNLQARTDEMLQNTLEGELGKAREIAHEIIDIINTSNDTPQKAMDELYEILVVFWYELNKSIPLLNLGKPQKGAVMELEIYLMDLLDSTCQAVLEDKQDRYSRAFKIVDQYLHAHYEQPISIELTSKMVNLNPKYFSQLFKTYLGSPFVEYLTKIRMEKAKQLLDEGTWNVKEVAEMTGFLDGNYFTRVFRQYYGMAPSVYREEKEEKK from the coding sequence ATGTACACCTTGCTTATTGCCGATGATGAACGAATCGAATGTGATGCTATAGAACTGTTAGTCAACAGGGCAAAACTCCCTCTGGAATGCATCAAAGCAAAGAATGGCAGGGAAGCTGTCGAGTTGGCCCTCCAACATCAACCAGATATTGCCTTTCTCGATATCAAGATGCCTGGGATGGATGGGATCGAGGCCGCAAAGCATATTCGCGAAAACAACCCTGAATGCCATATAATTTTCCTTACGGCCTGGAGTTCCTTTGAATTCGCCCAACAGGCTATTCGCCTCGGGGCAAGCGAATACCTGGTTAAACCGGTACAAAGAAAAGATGTCTACGACCTGCTCGATTCCCTTATTGAAAAACTTGATGAAAAAAAACTTGCCAAGGAACAGCATTCAGGGGAAATTCAGGAAGTATTGAATCTATTTTCCCGAGAATTCTTTGCAGCGTTGAAATTTGGCGAGTTACCCTTGGATTCGGTGAAATCCTATTTTGCCATGCAAGGCATTACCTCAGAACAAGGGGTAGCCTTGGTTATCGGTGGTATGGAAGAATCTGATGTCAAATCATTTTTCCAAAACAACCAGAAATTGCCAAAACTACAGCTTTGCTATTTCCCGGCTGTCGACCGTATTACCGTATTGGTTTTTACCAACCAGCCAGCCAAGATAATTGAGCAACTGGCAGGTTTCCAAAGCCTTGCCTACTCCAACATTGGCTCGGGGATGTTTTTTTCCGACCTTGCAGGAATCCCTCAATCTATCAGCACAGCCTCCATTTCTTACTCCCATGCCTACCGTCTCCATATGCGGTTCCAGCGTTTCATCGATATCCTCAAAATTCCCAAAGACAGTGTAAACCTTCAAGCCAGGACTGATGAAATGCTCCAGAACACTTTGGAAGGTGAATTAGGGAAAGCAAGGGAAATTGCCCATGAGATCATCGATATAATAAACACAAGCAATGATACTCCCCAGAAAGCAATGGATGAATTGTATGAAATCCTGGTTGTCTTCTGGTATGAGCTGAATAAGTCTATTCCCCTCTTGAATCTGGGAAAACCACAGAAGGGAGCAGTAATGGAACTGGAAATCTATCTCATGGATTTGCTCGACTCAACCTGCCAGGCAGTCCTGGAAGACAAACAAGACCGCTACAGCCGCGCATTCAAGATTGTAGACCAATACCTGCACGCCCATTACGAGCAACCCATTTCCATTGAGTTGACTTCCAAGATGGTCAATCTCAACCCAAAGTATTTCAGCCAGCTGTTCAAGACATATCTAGGTTCTCCGTTTGTCGAATACCTGACCAAAATACGTATGGAAAAAGCAAAGCAATTACTTGATGAGGGTACCTGGAATGTCAAAGAGGTGGCAGAGATGACAGGATTCTTAGACGGGAACTATTTTACCAGGGTCTTTCGTCAATATTATGGAATGGCGCCTTCGGTTTACAGGGAAGAGAAAGAAGAGAAGAAATAA
- a CDS encoding sugar phosphate isomerase/epimerase family protein, translating into MRSIGINYAYWVQDWDVDFVPFIAKAKELGYDQLEVNGSTVAIMSPWGRSRLALEAKDKQVNLSYGLGLSPQFDISSLDENIRRSGVAFMTQMIKAVGSMGGGDIGGVIYASWPGRLAKGEDKRWYFDQSVASMRSLMSVAEDNDVMLNVEVVNRYEQFLLNTCAEGLAYIRAVNHPNCGILLDTFHMNIEEDSLENAIRMAGLYLHGFHLGETNRKPVGIGRQPWSGIKKALDDIFYEGPLIQESFITPKGQVGQDLSVWRELVENADLDVLAAESAIFIREKLC; encoded by the coding sequence ATGAGATCAATCGGGATCAATTATGCATACTGGGTTCAGGATTGGGATGTCGATTTCGTACCGTTCATAGCAAAAGCAAAAGAATTGGGGTATGACCAGCTGGAAGTCAATGGGAGCACCGTTGCAATCATGAGCCCCTGGGGACGAAGCCGGCTTGCCTTAGAGGCAAAGGATAAGCAAGTCAACCTGTCTTACGGGCTTGGCCTTTCCCCGCAATTCGATATTTCTTCCCTTGATGAGAATATTAGGAGGTCAGGGGTTGCCTTCATGACCCAGATGATCAAAGCGGTCGGTTCCATGGGGGGTGGGGATATCGGTGGTGTTATCTATGCCAGTTGGCCAGGCAGACTTGCCAAAGGCGAGGACAAACGTTGGTATTTTGATCAAAGCGTTGCAAGCATGCGCTCGTTGATGAGTGTTGCCGAGGACAATGATGTGATGCTGAATGTGGAGGTAGTAAACAGATATGAGCAGTTTCTGCTAAATACCTGTGCCGAGGGACTTGCATATATCCGAGCAGTCAATCATCCCAATTGTGGCATCCTTCTTGATACTTTTCATATGAATATTGAGGAAGATTCCCTGGAAAATGCAATTCGCATGGCAGGTCTGTATCTCCATGGGTTTCACCTGGGAGAGACAAACAGGAAACCAGTGGGAATTGGGAGACAACCCTGGAGCGGAATCAAAAAGGCCTTGGATGATATTTTCTATGAAGGTCCCCTGATACAGGAATCTTTTATCACCCCCAAAGGTCAGGTAGGCCAGGATCTTTCTGTCTGGAGGGAGCTTGTCGAGAATGCGGATCTTGATGTCCTTGCAGCAGAGTCGGCTATATTCATACGAGAGAAACTGTGCTAG
- a CDS encoding carbohydrate ABC transporter permease, whose translation MKKSISFRILFPLLVVGIVIPIIFPFIWMLMSSFKTQVDIISWPPKFIFHPTMQNFKRVFIEQDFIHYMRNSVIVSVSSVVFSLLLGLPAAYSIARYKQKKLSMFILVARLMPGISFLMPWYIVFSRLHLMDSYIALILSHILIALPLIVWVMSPYFDSVPIELEEASMVDGLTRQRAFLKIILPLSGPGIVTAITLSFIFSWNNFMFSQVLSQQKTRTLPIAVYNFLSYVEVDWGAVMAAAVTIMAPAILLTMFFQKYVVKGLTMGAVKG comes from the coding sequence ATGAAAAAATCTATATCCTTTCGTATTTTATTCCCCTTGTTGGTCGTTGGTATCGTTATCCCGATTATTTTCCCTTTTATCTGGATGTTGATGAGTTCCTTTAAGACCCAAGTCGATATAATTTCCTGGCCTCCAAAGTTTATTTTTCACCCTACGATGCAGAATTTCAAAAGGGTATTCATAGAACAGGATTTTATTCATTACATGCGAAATTCAGTGATTGTCTCGGTGTCCAGTGTGGTTTTTTCTCTTTTGCTAGGGCTTCCTGCTGCCTATTCGATTGCTAGGTATAAACAGAAAAAACTGTCTATGTTTATCCTGGTTGCACGTTTGATGCCAGGGATTTCATTTCTGATGCCTTGGTATATTGTCTTTTCCAGGCTCCATCTTATGGATTCGTATATCGCCTTGATCCTTTCACATATCCTTATTGCGCTTCCCTTGATCGTATGGGTGATGTCTCCCTATTTTGATTCCGTACCTATCGAACTGGAAGAGGCTTCCATGGTAGATGGATTGACCAGGCAACGTGCTTTTTTGAAGATTATCCTGCCCCTGTCCGGTCCGGGAATTGTCACTGCGATTACGCTAAGCTTTATTTTCAGCTGGAATAACTTTATGTTCAGCCAGGTATTAAGCCAACAGAAGACAAGGACTCTTCCTATTGCTGTCTATAACTTTCTTTCTTATGTCGAGGTTGACTGGGGGGCTGTGATGGCAGCTGCCGTTACGATTATGGCTCCTGCCATTCTGTTGACCATGTTCTTCCAGAAGTATGTAGTCAAAGGCCTGACTATGGGTGCTGTGAAGGGATAG
- a CDS encoding carbohydrate ABC transporter permease: MVRKGFFEKNLKYLFPLPAVLFVVVLMLFPVCYTLFLSFTDWTLTSGKPLQLVGLESFFSVVKEPRFLDALGRTFYFTFGAVAFETFLGTVLALILNRSFAGKGVVKTILLLPLVATPVAIGIVWNLFYDPTIGILNFVLSKFGLPQSGWVSETSTVMPSLILVDIWQWTPMIAIIVLAGLAGLSSEPYESAMVDGANSRQVLFRITLPMLMPTILTAVILRAIDALKTYDIIYAMTGGGPGYASENLNILAFKYSFEYFRMGQSAVMLVFLFFIVLLFSLLVMKLRKIFEQ, from the coding sequence ATGGTTCGAAAAGGTTTTTTTGAAAAGAATCTAAAATATCTTTTTCCTCTTCCTGCTGTTTTGTTTGTAGTGGTTCTTATGCTGTTTCCTGTCTGTTATACACTTTTTTTAAGTTTTACGGATTGGACGTTAACCAGTGGTAAGCCCTTACAGCTAGTTGGCCTTGAGAGCTTTTTTTCCGTGGTCAAGGAACCTCGCTTTCTGGATGCTCTGGGTAGAACCTTCTATTTTACCTTTGGAGCCGTTGCCTTCGAGACTTTTCTCGGGACTGTCCTTGCCCTTATCCTCAACCGTTCTTTTGCCGGAAAAGGAGTGGTTAAGACTATTTTGTTGCTTCCCCTGGTTGCAACGCCGGTGGCTATCGGTATTGTCTGGAACCTTTTCTATGACCCTACCATTGGAATCTTGAATTTTGTATTGAGTAAGTTCGGGTTGCCCCAGAGTGGCTGGGTATCTGAAACCAGTACCGTTATGCCTTCCTTGATCCTTGTCGATATATGGCAATGGACTCCTATGATTGCAATAATTGTACTTGCCGGACTTGCCGGCCTTTCCTCAGAACCGTATGAGTCTGCGATGGTAGATGGGGCGAATAGCCGACAGGTACTCTTCAGGATAACGCTTCCCATGCTGATGCCTACCATTTTGACCGCGGTAATCCTTAGGGCGATCGACGCATTGAAAACGTATGATATTATCTATGCAATGACCGGCGGTGGTCCAGGATATGCTTCGGAAAACCTTAATATACTTGCCTTCAAATATAGTTTCGAATATTTCAGGATGGGACAAAGTGCGGTCATGCTGGTGTTCCTGTTCTTCATTGTTTTGTTATTCAGCTTGCTGGTAATGAAACTACGAAAAATCTTTGAACAGTAG